In Yoonia sp. SS1-5, a single window of DNA contains:
- a CDS encoding SOS response-associated peptidase — MCGRFTQFAPWEEVHSWFNFIPGTPSPEMTPRYNIAPTSPVACVIDIEGERRLISARWWLIPPWLQGTFEDCYEKSKKFATFNARIETAHEKRSFAKAWKHGRCVIPSTGWYEWTGKTGQKRPNFLDVDRGNAPVFSFAGLYSQLSDGTYSCTIVTRPAEDEIAHVHARMPCVLDAEQQEGWLSGEDDDAHILASYGLSWTGKFLVREVRPFGRDDGPELIEPIENSQLI, encoded by the coding sequence ATGTGCGGTCGATTTACACAATTTGCGCCTTGGGAAGAGGTCCATAGCTGGTTCAATTTCATCCCGGGCACCCCTTCGCCCGAGATGACACCGCGCTACAATATTGCGCCCACGTCACCAGTCGCATGCGTCATAGACATTGAGGGCGAGCGCAGATTGATTTCGGCGCGATGGTGGTTGATTCCGCCATGGCTGCAAGGAACCTTCGAAGACTGCTATGAGAAGAGCAAGAAGTTCGCGACATTCAATGCGCGGATTGAAACGGCCCATGAAAAGCGGTCCTTCGCCAAAGCTTGGAAACATGGGCGTTGCGTCATACCGTCAACGGGTTGGTATGAATGGACCGGCAAAACGGGGCAGAAACGGCCAAATTTTCTGGATGTGGACCGCGGCAACGCGCCGGTGTTTTCCTTCGCAGGGCTCTATTCGCAACTGTCAGATGGTACGTATAGCTGCACGATTGTGACCCGACCGGCGGAAGATGAGATTGCGCATGTGCATGCGCGCATGCCCTGCGTTTTGGACGCTGAGCAGCAAGAGGGCTGGCTGTCTGGTGAAGATGACGATGCGCATATTCTGGCGAGCTATGGCCTGAGCTGGACCGGCAAATTCCTCGTGCGGGAAGTGCGGCCATTTGGGCGTGATGACGGTCCGGAATTGATTGAGCCGATCGAGAACTCTCAGCTCATATAG
- a CDS encoding WGR domain-containing protein: MGTTVLDTTLYRIDPEQNMARYYSITIHPNLFGGQSLMRTWGRIGSEGQTLIDYFEDEVAAAQAQAQLLLAKTKRGYNQQAHC; this comes from the coding sequence ATGGGCACCACTGTTCTCGACACCACGCTTTACCGGATCGATCCCGAGCAGAACATGGCAAGGTACTATTCGATCACCATCCATCCGAACCTCTTTGGGGGGCAGTCCTTGATGCGGACCTGGGGCCGGATCGGATCAGAAGGTCAAACCCTGATAGATTATTTTGAAGATGAGGTGGCTGCGGCTCAAGCGCAGGCACAATTGCTGCTGGCAAAGACCAAGCGCGGCTACAATCAACAAGCCCACTGCTGA
- a CDS encoding DUF3768 domain-containing protein: MSIDVQQAALIARQNDIFRMSLGSDKSVPGRVVRTASLSVFGAYGILAIMRRVSAHADFTPDNDPYGHHDYGSFDIDLCAPPQKICWRIDLYDQDYRWGSEAPTDLSQTRRVLTVMLPQDQ, from the coding sequence ATGAGCATCGATGTCCAGCAAGCAGCACTCATCGCCCGGCAGAACGACATTTTTCGTATGAGCCTGGGCAGCGACAAGAGCGTGCCCGGCCGGGTTGTCCGCACGGCTTCGCTCAGCGTGTTCGGGGCATACGGTATATTGGCCATTATGAGACGGGTCAGCGCGCACGCGGACTTCACACCCGACAACGACCCCTATGGGCATCACGACTACGGAAGCTTTGACATCGATCTCTGTGCCCCGCCCCAGAAGATCTGCTGGCGCATTGATCTCTATGATCAGGACTACCGGTGGGGCAGCGAGGCCCCCACCGATCTGTCCCAAACCCGCCGCGTGCTGACGGTCATGCTGCCGCAGGATCAGTAA
- a CDS encoding DUF736 family protein produces the protein MLNGKLIENATGFNLTLSTLTFDIAGLQVVPNPYKQKDNHPDYHVEFRTPRGTMMRVGAMWRAISERSQAEYFSITLTDKNNKTWRMNAVRNDSLRDGEWAVVPLAGGEPEPIMVAGHLELLDDGNMVGTIESFDFAFDVVAVQSETKSDNNHPDFHLEARSPNGTIIRVGSVWEAESNRGNKYYSVAFWSPRGSQHRANGVRNDDAGDDPKFNLIPLADRRESEDAFA, from the coding sequence ATGCTGAATGGCAAACTCATCGAAAACGCAACTGGTTTCAACCTGACACTCTCAACCCTGACCTTCGACATCGCAGGTCTGCAGGTCGTGCCCAATCCCTACAAGCAAAAAGACAACCATCCCGACTACCATGTCGAGTTCCGCACGCCGCGTGGCACGATGATGCGTGTGGGTGCTATGTGGCGCGCCATCAGTGAGCGCAGCCAGGCCGAATACTTCTCGATCACGCTGACCGACAAGAACAACAAGACCTGGCGTATGAACGCTGTCCGCAATGATAGCCTGCGTGACGGTGAATGGGCGGTTGTTCCTCTGGCTGGTGGCGAGCCAGAACCCATCATGGTGGCAGGCCACCTTGAGCTGCTCGACGATGGCAACATGGTTGGTACTATCGAAAGCTTCGACTTCGCATTCGATGTGGTTGCCGTGCAGAGCGAGACCAAGTCGGATAACAACCACCCTGACTTCCATCTCGAAGCCCGCTCGCCCAATGGCACGATCATCCGTGTCGGCTCGGTTTGGGAAGCAGAGTCCAATCGCGGCAACAAATACTACAGCGTTGCCTTCTGGTCGCCGCGTGGGTCGCAGCACCGCGCAAATGGCGTGCGCAACGACGATGCGGGTGATGATCCCAAGTTCAACCTGATCCCACTGGCAGACCGCCGCGAGAGCGAAGACGCCTTCGCGTAA